The genomic interval aataataataattaattttaaggttttttctcttttcgtcttAATTctttaaagtttttttcatttatctcaaATCGTATATAGATCGCGTGCGTCGAAACGAGGTTACTataccgtataatatattattaatattattttcgtcattgttattattgttattattattattattattattattattgtacataattgaataattagttCCTACAACCGCTGGACTCTGTTCCGCCGTCACCTTCGTTGCTATCCTCTACCGAAGGTGCGCAAATAATTTCCTTGTCCTCGGTGACTTCAACTTCTAACTCCTCCACCTCAGCTTCCACCCCTACCGAAGAATCTTTGTCTTCGTGTTCGATTCGTCGGTCACCGTTAAGCAATACCTTAGGCTCGTCGTCCGAAGCTCCGGGGTCAACATCTTCCTCGGAAGCATATTTTTCGTGGATCACGCGGTTGTCGTCGCTACTGGGGAGGACGTCGTCTTTCGAATTGCAAATATGTTGAAAATACGGCCGCGACGAATCTCCCGGCGACTCCAGAGGATCGCTTCCTATCGTCACCCCGGTCGTACTTTCGCCAAGGTCACTGGTGATGCTCAccgcttcattttcattttcgttctcatcttcttcgtcgtccaCCGTTGTTTCTTTGCAGCGGAGAGCTTGATCCTTCTCGTCCTGAATTGCCTCTATTACTCTTTGTTTCAATTGTCTAACGGCGTTCTCTAAGTTATCTCTCAggatttcattggattcttctaATTCAGGCTCCTGCCAACCTTCCGGTGTAAATGTCGCTCGGACCGTTTGATAAAGTTTTCTGAATCCTAATTTTTTGTAGAGACTTTGACTCGCCTCGTTCTCCGGCCTGATAACCACGAACGGATTGTAACCCCTGTCAGCGACCGCCTTCGTCAAATATCTCGCCAATTTAGTACCGTATCCTTTTCTTCGATACTCCGGTCTCGTCTGCATGGAAAACATCGCCCCGTAATAAGACTGCACCATCCACGCGGCCAGACGATCGCCGGCGAATACTCCCGCCGCCGGCAACGTCTTTATCAAACGCAGGAAGACCTCGTGACATTCCATGTCGTTCGCCGGATACAATTCGTGAATTCCCTCCGCGTGTTCCGCCCTCAGTGGTTGCACCCTCACGTCCACCTCGCCTTCTATTAATTCGTCTTCTATTTGCATCGTTTTCTCCGGTTCCTCGCAGGCCCAAATATCACCCAATACACGTTC from Athalia rosae chromosome 1, iyAthRosa1.1, whole genome shotgun sequence carries:
- the LOC105690771 gene encoding helicase SWR1-like, whose amino-acid sequence is MECPEEAVQEQGRNFRLLSPEELPELLDFLTGYLPESLKFHQTLLTYLEERVWEFHFYVANGWPKLSPICLHFPGMTLSPHGLPYESVGVFCPGDRLDLLELLRSEDILVDWSRPLYINFTHCDIVDELVRLYGDTGTVERVLGDIWACEEPEKTMQIEDELIEGEVDVRVQPLRAEHAEGIHELYPANDMECHEVFLRLIKTLPAAGVFAGDRLAAWMVQSYYGAMFSMQTRPEYRRKGYGTKLARYLTKAVADRGYNPFVVIRPENEASQSLYKKLGFRKLYQTVRATFTPEGWQEPELEESNEILRDNLENAVRQLKQRVIEAIQDEKDQALRCKETTVDDEEDENENENEAVSITSDLGESTTGVTIGSDPLESPGDSSRPYFQHICNSKDDVLPSSDDNRVIHEKYASEEDVDPGASDDEPKVLLNGDRRIEHEDKDSSVGVEAEVEELEVEVTEDKEIICAPSVEDSNEGDGGTESSGCRN